In Tolypothrix sp. NIES-4075, the following proteins share a genomic window:
- a CDS encoding glycosyltransferase family 4 protein codes for MHIIVLENEASSLRGGQELSLLDVCRGLHNMGHSISLLYIKEGDLIKQYSEFCFELVKINSYRIERKRMMSSLIYFLADNIKIKTNKDSLVYSNQYHDSFWGYTLAISKNIPFVCHLRLPPPPIRTLGFQWNIGMRGAKRLIAVSNQTKLDWIKRGFKEDNIHVVYNGINTETFKPSEHKLNKNKWAISSEKTKIISYIGRIDKDKGIETLIKGFKAFLESDHHANLLIAGKPLCQNNEYQKSLEQLTVDLGIENYVKFMGHLTNPIPLYQISDITVLASLNSEPFGRTIIESMACGTPVVASRLGGIPEILTGEFKQGLFESGDSQHLADTLNCMFKWKNSDSQISEKCRNHILSNFHVNKMVEGIEKNLLDLVQY; via the coding sequence ATGCATATTATTGTTCTAGAAAACGAAGCATCTTCTTTACGTGGTGGTCAAGAGTTAAGCCTACTTGATGTTTGTCGTGGTCTACATAATATGGGGCATAGTATTAGTCTACTATACATTAAAGAGGGGGATTTAATAAAGCAGTACAGTGAATTTTGTTTTGAATTAGTAAAAATAAATAGCTATAGAATTGAGCGTAAGAGAATGATGAGTTCTCTCATATATTTTCTAGCAGATAATATAAAAATAAAAACCAATAAAGATAGCTTGGTCTATAGCAATCAATATCATGATAGTTTTTGGGGTTATACTCTAGCCATATCCAAAAATATTCCCTTTGTTTGTCATCTTCGCTTACCTCCACCGCCAATAAGAACACTTGGTTTCCAATGGAATATTGGAATGCGCGGTGCAAAAAGATTAATTGCAGTTTCAAATCAGACAAAACTGGATTGGATCAAAAGAGGGTTTAAGGAAGATAACATTCATGTTGTGTATAACGGTATTAACACCGAAACATTTAAACCATCAGAGCATAAATTAAATAAAAATAAATGGGCTATTTCGTCGGAAAAAACAAAAATTATATCTTATATAGGAAGAATAGATAAAGATAAAGGGATTGAAACACTTATAAAAGGTTTTAAAGCATTTCTAGAAAGTGATCATCATGCCAATTTGTTGATTGCTGGGAAACCTCTATGTCAAAATAATGAATATCAAAAATCTCTAGAGCAGTTAACAGTTGATTTAGGTATAGAAAACTATGTAAAATTTATGGGACATTTAACTAATCCTATACCTCTCTATCAAATAAGTGATATCACTGTTTTGGCTAGTTTAAATTCTGAGCCATTTGGAAGAACAATTATTGAGTCAATGGCTTGTGGAACTCCTGTAGTTGCTAGTCGTCTTGGCGGTATTCCAGAAATACTTACAGGAGAATTTAAACAGGGGCTTTTTGAATCAGGCGATTCACAACATTTAGCAGATACTTTAAATTGTATGTTTAAATGGAAAAACTCAGATAGTCAAATAAGCGAGAAATGCCGGAATCATATTTTATCTAATTTTCATGTTAATAAAATGGTTGAAGGTATTGAGAAAAATTTATTAGATCTAGTTCAATATTAA
- a CDS encoding glycosyltransferase family 2 protein → MQLNNPHISVIIPTYNRIQYLQRAINSVINQTYTNYELIVVDDASTDGTVNFIKENYSHIQCISLSKNRGAGAARNEGINIAIGNFIAFLDSDDEWAPNYLETQLQYIESSPNIVLSFCSCIHHKKDGSIKKFSCKPWLAYPDLTYHLLSENFILTASIVIVRSKALNNVSHFNESLKIGEDKELFLRLFCLGEVVHVPHYLVTKYSHSSNLTGDYKLWVKETFKLLDIFFSNDLSKPYKNFEIEARSHNAMRLARIMWHEKKQTLLALQMFMKAFFISPNYISQHIWKKLRKI, encoded by the coding sequence ATGCAATTAAATAATCCTCATATTTCGGTCATCATTCCAACTTATAATCGCATACAGTATTTACAACGAGCCATAAATAGTGTCATTAACCAGACATATACTAATTATGAGTTAATTGTAGTTGATGATGCCTCAACAGATGGAACTGTAAATTTTATTAAAGAAAACTATTCTCATATTCAATGCATTAGTTTGTCAAAAAATCGCGGGGCTGGTGCAGCAAGAAATGAGGGAATTAATATTGCTATAGGTAACTTTATAGCTTTCTTGGATTCTGATGATGAATGGGCACCAAATTATTTAGAAACTCAACTTCAATATATTGAAAGTAGTCCAAATATTGTACTAAGTTTTTGTAGTTGCATACACCACAAAAAAGATGGCTCTATCAAAAAGTTTAGCTGCAAGCCTTGGCTAGCATATCCCGATTTAACTTATCATCTACTATCTGAAAACTTTATATTAACGGCATCCATTGTAATAGTTAGAAGCAAAGCTTTAAATAATGTTAGCCACTTTAATGAAAGCTTAAAAATTGGTGAAGACAAAGAACTTTTTTTACGGTTATTTTGCTTAGGGGAAGTAGTTCACGTACCTCACTACCTCGTTACTAAATATTCTCATTCCAGTAATCTTACAGGAGATTATAAGCTATGGGTAAAAGAAACATTTAAGTTATTAGATATATTTTTTTCTAATGATTTAAGCAAACCTTATAAAAACTTTGAAATTGAAGCAAGAAGTCACAATGCTATGAGATTAGCAAGAATTATGTGGCATGAAAAAAAACAAACTTTATTAGCATTACAAATGTTTATGAAGGCTTTTTTCATTTCTCCTAACTACATTAGTCAGCATATCTGGAAAAAATTAAGAAAGATTTAG